Proteins co-encoded in one Myxococcales bacterium genomic window:
- a CDS encoding response regulator — translation MNRTILLVGEKLEVLAKVSAFLEDLGHLVQTADSRKEALSKIRAFDPGLIIASFKLTDGNGFELIEELRTYYQSKAPVVLMAPLNRLDQLGRRPEAKAVQAWIKWPIEQMELYNVIGEWLGREVTVKAAPVRQANLPDESARPRPRSKTPILEALKKPARTHTGPAPVSTPPPPTVKPAAVFVPLRPQTAKPKRLADEDRQGEIIGNLARTPIAHLLFQLGQREETGLLTMNYSPNKMKVHFEGGFIVQVESNYIPDLSLGVILAKRGDITPGELAGARKRWERDGGLLGQTLLALQLVNEPTLERALLEQRLKKVLSLFTWQWERGTYVFTRGAEKIEPQAGFRLRVEPAIIEGIHTCYDLERLNGAFNKNQRLNLPLTLAKISAEELLGRMDHSELQQVINALRTSRTLGQAMSVTALDELTFLQYTYALYVLDLLRFREY, via the coding sequence TTGAACCGCACGATTCTATTAGTGGGCGAAAAACTGGAAGTCCTGGCCAAGGTCAGTGCGTTCTTGGAAGATTTGGGACACCTGGTCCAAACCGCCGATTCCCGCAAGGAAGCTTTATCGAAAATCCGCGCTTTCGATCCCGGATTGATTATCGCCAGTTTCAAATTGACGGACGGCAACGGCTTTGAGTTGATCGAGGAACTGCGTACCTATTATCAAAGCAAGGCGCCGGTCGTCCTGATGGCGCCCCTCAATCGACTCGATCAACTCGGCCGCCGGCCCGAAGCCAAAGCCGTGCAGGCCTGGATCAAATGGCCGATCGAGCAAATGGAGTTGTACAACGTCATCGGCGAATGGCTGGGCCGGGAAGTCACCGTCAAAGCCGCGCCGGTTCGGCAGGCCAACCTGCCCGATGAAAGCGCGCGCCCGCGGCCGCGCTCGAAAACGCCGATCCTCGAGGCGCTGAAAAAACCGGCGCGAACCCACACCGGACCCGCTCCGGTTTCCACGCCGCCGCCGCCCACTGTCAAGCCGGCCGCCGTTTTCGTCCCGCTCCGTCCGCAAACCGCGAAACCGAAGCGTTTGGCCGACGAAGATCGTCAAGGCGAGATCATCGGCAACCTGGCTCGCACGCCGATCGCGCATTTGCTTTTTCAACTCGGGCAACGCGAGGAAACGGGCCTGCTGACGATGAACTATTCGCCGAACAAGATGAAAGTGCATTTCGAGGGCGGTTTCATCGTTCAGGTGGAAAGCAATTACATCCCCGACCTGTCCTTGGGCGTGATCCTGGCCAAACGGGGCGACATCACTCCGGGCGAACTGGCCGGCGCCCGGAAAAGATGGGAGCGCGACGGCGGCTTGCTGGGACAAACGCTGTTGGCGCTGCAGTTGGTCAACGAGCCGACGCTCGAGCGCGCGCTCTTGGAGCAGCGGTTGAAAAAAGTCTTGTCGCTTTTCACCTGGCAGTGGGAACGCGGCACCTATGTCTTTACCCGCGGCGCGGAAAAAATCGAACCGCAGGCGGGTTTTCGGCTGCGCGTCGAGCCGGCGATCATTGAGGGCATTCACACTTGCTACGATCTGGAGCGGTTGAACGGCGCCTTCAACAAAAATCAACGGCTGAATTTACCGCTGACGCTGGCGAAGATCTCCGCCGAGGAACTGCTGGGCCGCATGGATCATTCCGAATTGCAGCAAGTCATCAATGCCTTGCGCACCAGCCGGACCCTCGGCCAGGCGATGTCGGTCACCGCGTTGGACGAATTGACTTTTTTGCAATACACCTATGCGCTCTATGTTCTGGATCTGCTTCGTTTTCGCGAATATTGA